Sequence from the Dysidea avara chromosome 5, odDysAvar1.4, whole genome shotgun sequence genome:
TCAAACCTTGGTAAGCACATCTTATGATTTTCATCAACATGCATGTAATATAACGTTAAAACTGTGGATTATGGATCGATGAACTTTTTCTTCTGTGGAATTTCTTACACAGTGTCTGCTTTTGTATCATAAGCAGTGTAATATAACAAGCTAAACATTTAGTGTGGTATATATACAGCCAAGCGTCAATAGGTATTCTGTGGTGCTTAGGGgattttaatcagacaaaaccTCACACCACTGTAATAATATGTGGCATTAGTAGCGTGTGTTCACCACAACCCTGTAGGCCTGTTAAATCATGTTGACAGGAAAGCTGTCCATCCTAATGGTAATCATGTGGTACTTTTTCTAGGAATTCCCCTTGTATTTAGTACTATATGTAAACAATCCCCAGGTCCTTATCCTATTGATGTGAGTAGCAGAAGCTGTACTAGTTAATCAGTGATGTTATCGCATCAAAGCTATGTAATGCATATGGTGACACACTGTGCAATTCATACACTTTACCAAAACACTGGTATTCCAAGGGCAGGAATTGCTGTAACAAAACGTATCCTTTAGTGTGTTATTTGTGTTATCAAATATACTTGGtatgtttctttttttttcccgTACACATTCATGTTAAACTTTCATAAAAATGTGTGCGCTTGTGATTTGAAAGCTTGCACAAATAACACTTTTAAATTTTCAATTTGTAAAAGTGGCAGAAGGTAGATATTGCAAATCAATAATAGCTTCACTGTTATATTTTGCTTCTGGCTGACTGGTGCCATTGGTCTGTACAaataatacatgcatcatggacttactttttcTAGTTTTTGTTTAATTGTATAATGTTTATACTATGATGCAGTAGCTGGATGTACAAACATATTGTGTTAGCTACTACAAAGAGACCAATAAGTAacaacaatacaaacaaacctGTGTAGTCAGGTCAATACAAATTGTCAACTTCTGTGGCGATCTTAAGCCAACCAAATCCTGATAAGTGTTTTTTTAACACCATACAAGATCACATTCACCATACCAACACTCCTACATCTGATACCCCAAATGTTCTGGAGCCAGTGAGTCTACATTATAAACACACCAACACTTAGGTGTACTGCTATTCAAAGTTCCCTGTCAATGGAACAATCATGACAACTATAAACACAGTGAACTAACTTCTTAACTTTCTTAAACATGACCTACTATATATCTAATTGTTTTTGTTGATGTCAACACTTTTACTACCTTGATTCAACCTATGTTGATATTGTCTGGTGGCATCCAGCAACAACTCCTTAAATGTCCTTTACTCtactgtaaaaaaaatttaGAAGTATATGAATTTCATATTAAAGGGATGAGTCCTGTGGCAACTTGAGTTTGAGAGTCATGAAGAGTCATATTCCTTCAGTATGAAATTCattatttcaaatttacagTGTGATGCATCAGATAATCTTCTGATGCCAGATGTGTACCTTCTATAAGGGAATTGTCATATGCTGAGTGAGCACTTATCGCTTCTCAAATTAGCTACCATTTCTGTACTAACTACAGGAGGAAGAGAGGTGATAGCAATGATTGTAGTGTACCAAATGTTACTTAATGTTGATGCATCATTTTCTTCTCTCCAACTGCCTATACACATCTACTAGAGGTCACAATTTCAAATTAACTAAAGAACATTTTCACAAAAACCAATTGAAAAATGTAAGGTCTTAGCTACACATTTTCAACCACTACTGGAAcaatttagctagctagcacGTATGGCAACTAAGGAACATGCCCTGGAGATTAGGAACAGTCTCTCCACACAATGCAACTTCAAAGAACTGTTGATTTGAATAGCGAACCTGGAGCCTCTTCATGGTTGTTAGCCCTGCCACTACAAGATCAAGGTTTCCATTTAACTAATTAAACAGGAGTTCTGGGATGTACTCCACCTACATTATGGTTGGAATTTACTGAATACTCctagtcactgtgtttgtgatGCCAATTTTTCTACTGATCATGCTGACTTAACATTCAGACGTCATAATGATTTGCATGACATCACAGCTGAGTTACTGTCCAAGGTTTGTAATGATGTTGCCATCGAGCCACCTCTTCAATCTCTCAGTGGAGAAGTTATTACTCCTCAGTCTGCCAACCGACAAGATGATGCCAGAGATGATATTCACGCTCGTGAATTTGGGGATGGCAGCAAAGTGCCTTTTTGACATAAGGGTGTTTCATCCAAATCATATTCACATAGCTATCACAATGCTTCTATTCcatctgtatatatatatatatatagacgtCATGAGCAACAGAGGAAGAGACCGTGTCCGTGAGGTAGAGTTGGCATCTTTTACTCCTTTGGTTTCAGTTTTCAACAACCGGGGGTATGGGCAAGGAAGCGGTCACTTTTTATTACCATTTAGCTGAATTGCTTTCCAAATGTAACACCATGACCTACAGCAGCACTTTTACATGGCTTCGTTGCTTGTTGTCTTTCTCTTTTAAGATCTGCATCCGGGGAAGCCGTTCCACCTCTTACAGACCATCTTATACTTCCCCGGAACTGGGCCTTGTAAGTGGTCCTAGGGACTTTTAATTGTCCccattattgttgtatcagtTGTGTCCAGCACACGGGCCTTTTGTGCTGGGTGGTAGGCGAAaaaaattagctagctagctaccagatTATATTGTAAATGCTGTTTCATTATCAAGCTTTTAGATGAACATTGGATTGattatcattatttttataatgattAACTTGTATATATTCATGTGAACAGGATTCACAGGTTGTGCCTTTTTCCTGTCGGATTATTAATTAATTCTAAATATTGTTCGATATAGTCTGATAGCTAACCTGTTTACAGAATGACTACTTTGATGCTAATTGAATTGGTCCATTCTGCAGCAACACCCCCATAACAATAGGCTGATCGTGCTTTATAAATTATTGAATTAAAGAGTCCCTGGCTTGCGATTGTCCGCCAATTGTCCAAAAATCTAGTAAGTTGCAACTGCCATCATGTAATGAATTGTCACGGCTGCAACGCATTTATAATACATTGGTTCATTTAGCTCGAGATTTAGCTACACAGATCTGGGTAGCTCTTTACAAAGCTAAACAGGTAGTTGTGGGTAAGATTCTTGTTTGCACGTGAGCTGCACGAGATATATTATTTCTATGGGAAATACCTCCTGTATACATTGAACTGCTTGACGTATTGTTATCGTCCGAATTTTGGACCAGTGTTTTACTGCGGCCAGCTAATCAAGTTAAATTTTTACTGATTAAAGTTGTTAGCTGTATATATCATCACTATACATGGCCGATCAAAGTGATCTTTCTTCATCTGCAGTCGTTTCGCCAGCGGATGAATCCTCTGATGCCCACCTTGTCAAGAGTACTGAGGAAAAACCCTCCATGACATCTAAACAAGGGGAACTTTTGAATGTTGTTGTAGGGAACCTTGGCATAGGAAAACAATCAACTGTAGAATATTTTCTGGGTGAAATTGAAGATATCAAAAATAGACTTGGAAACTTAGAACAGAAGGCAACAGGTGCAAACAAAGTAGAAGTGGGAGAAACAAAAGAAAAGGTTCAGGGTTTGTGCAAGAAATTAACTGAGGTAGGTAGCATGCAAAGTTTGTATTGAGGTGTGTATAGTAGTTCTTCTGCCAGAGTAAATAGCTTACAATTGATATGcagtgtatagctagttagAACTGCATGAGTAGCAAGAATGTTATGCATGCAACTTGGCCTATATATTTTATGAATTCTAGACCCAATTACATCTTGAGACAAAGACAAGGAGATAGCTCATTATAGTAATTTTATATGAGTGTAGATGAACCTGGCAGTGAGAATAGGTGATAATTAGTCTGGAGGCACCCAACCCTTTGCATATGCAGAGAGGGTATGGTCACTAGCATTACATAGTTGTACATGTGATTAATACAGTTGTGTCAATAATGGTAGTACATCAGACAAGCATAATACATAGCTGCATAGCTAAGACTCTTTCCATAACAAGCATTACCAGATTGCTATCCAAATAGGGATCTACAAGAAGGCTCCTGTATATCTATTGAGTCAGAATCTTGTTACTGAAACTATTGAATTCCCCAGACCCAGTAGTGACTTGATTCCCAACAGCATGCAGTTTATATAGGCATGTACCAAAGGaaccacaacagctgggatccaGAGTGAATTTCCTTCACATTTAATGTAAACCTAAAATACATCAACTTCtggcataattataataaagaagcttgtagagagttgctaAGTTTTTGCTCCAGCTGCACCGATTTGTTCGCTATAAAGTTTCTCAGAGTGTTTTGACACACATTTTTTTCACTCATGCATAAATAAGTATTTCAGATTAACAAGTACCATTACAAAGAGCATGCAACTCTTGGCAATTAGGATTATACCAAATGAAGCTTAATAGCTACACAATAAATTCCAACATTTGGGAAATACAGGAACACAATCATTTGCATGCTAGTCAGTTCCTATATGGAACATTCTGATGATTCTAATGAGTTCATTATAAGTTCATTCTAGTACGTTCATGTCATAAGTTTACCATGAAATATTTGGATTATATCGTATTTTCCACTAGATTCTTTTAGCCTGTTGTTGAGTGATTCTAGCAAGCCATAATGAACACTTATGGCATAAACTATTGCTTGTCAAAAGGATTTCACAGTTAGAGGTTAAATATACGGGAAGAATAAATCCTGCATGCATTTTTAGAATGTACTTTGCTTAGCTAGGCCTGACTGGTCATGTACAGTGAAAACTTTAACTGCCCAGAATTAATCTAGCTCTTCACAAAGATTTTATTTAAGAGATTCTGTATGTGTACAAAATTTCAGCAGCATATATAGCCAGTCCAAGGGTGCGATGATTCGTTTTAGCAAAACTGTCCCAAAATCTACATAACTAGTTGAAAAATCAGCAGCATGCAGTAATTTAATCAGTGAAACGTTTCAAGTATATTTACAGTGCATAGCTTTCGTCTTAATCATCTGTCATTGCAGCTGACCATTTTTGAGCCAAACTtcttatagctatatactgtattcCAGCTACCAACATAAAGAATTGCTATTAGGAACATCCTATTTAGTAGCATAAGCACTGCTGTAGCTAATCATATCACATTTTCGCAAACTCTTTGCATTATTATAGTAATTCAGCAATATTATGAAAATCACTAAAATTCAGTAATTAGCTACCAACAATGTGAATTAATtaccacataattattatagtaacaTACTACTAGAGTTAAATGCTATAATTCCTTTTTATGTGAAGGGGTGGGTACAGGTATGTTGTGCTCTGGTCACATGATCTTTTCATGATCCAAAGCATGCATCTATGAAGCAACAAGGTTCTTGATCAGTTTGTAAGGACAGAAGAAGACTATATAGTGTGTAATTATGTAGGTTGAAGTAGCAGCATGCTTTGTATATCCATAGATTTAGGATTAACACATGATCTTGTAATCATATTGATCCCAGGTTTGCCTCTACTGAAGCAGCATGTGGTTTACATCCATCAAGGGTGCAAGGAAAGCATTACTTTACTTGACATTATTTTGCGTGGAGGGAATATTTTAGGCTAATTTCTTGGCACTGGATATTTGTGGCTGTATCTATGTAAGGTTTATAGCAGATCAGCAtaataatgtacaaaaaatttGGACTTATGTAGATAATGCTGTAAGTAACCTAGCTGTACATTGGAATAGTCAATTTGTGGTATTGATTTTTATAGAGGTATAACTTACAAAAATCTTTATTTAGTATAAGCATGTCATTGGTACAGACAGTGGCGGAAGACGTAGCTGATCATGATGTGAGGGGGCTGACAAGTGTATAGAATTTCtggctgtagccattttagttCAAAGTTCACCAAGATTAATTTATAGgcacatacactgtacaattTGAACTAGTCTTGTATTAGTCGAAAGTATTTAAAATAGCTGCAGGCTATCGCAGTTAGCAAAACACTTTTGGCAATGTTGACTACAGAGTTAATAAGCATACAGCATTTATAAATAAGCAGTATAAAACAACCTTTAGACACCTGAAACACTTGCTATAGTGGTAAGTTACCAAGTATCAAGTAAGAGGTCAGTGACTCAATTTCAGGTGATAAATTTTACTTTTTCGTCTTTTAGTAACACAGTTGTATAAAGTACTTTCATTTGACTGTTACATGAGcatcctattagagtatatcagtttTTCATGGATTTcaaccccactccaagaaggataattttggcaaGATATCATTCCTAGGGAGGGGGGAGGCTAAGTCCCCTATCCCCCACCACCTATGGGTACAGATGGTTTAAAACTAATCTAAAAATTTCATTTTTGTAGTGCAAATTACAGCCACAAAAGTGCTTTAGCTTTTTGTATCtatgactggatttgacaaaactagGCTTACACACACAGAGTTTAATCAACTGTACCTTGACCACTTAGTATGTTATTGGCCTAAATTTTTCACACAATTGTTCCATAGCGTTATAAAATAGAACGTCAAAATTGCAAACTGATGGAAATCTCTTACATGGTCCTTCAAAATCataaatctggatgtgtgtggaagcttggttttgtcaaatccatgACCAACTTAGATGTGTGGTCATGTAAGCTTAGGATGAAGTACTATGAACCTGATTTTTAGAACCTAACTTGTTGAAGTGATATTGTATACAAATTTGTCATCATAATAGTTGCAGGAGCAAGAAGCAACCACCTGGACAGCACAAAATGCAGAAAGGTAAGATGCTTGATTGTGTACAATACgaatattttgttatatttcaGTTTTCAAAACTTGAACAAAAAAGTTATTGAATTGCAAAAGAAGATTGATGAAAAGAGTGCAGAAATTGAACAGATGCGCAAGAATTATGATAAGCAACTACAAGAGTATGCTACTGTAGCTTAATTTCTGAGCACAAATAGCTGCAGTTAGATTGTATTACATGGGATAGTGAATGATAATTTCCTGGTTTGGAACTTTTGAATTTACCGAAGTTTCTACAGATGCACCATCTACTAGAATTAGCAACATTAACTCCATGGTTTACAAAACCCTTAATAGCCAGTTAATGTTTAACGCTCATCTATATTACTTTGTTAGTCTCTGTACTTGACAGTCTTTGCCAGTCGCCTTACTTTCTGTTAAAAGAGGAGAGGGTGAAGTTGGTGGGTGTACAGCTGCATGGGAAACATATATAGTATAGTTAGAAATGCTTTGTCCAAAGTAATAATTCTGCTGCACTATTTATATGCTTGGGTATGAAGGAAAAATTGAGGTGAGCAAAGTTTCTCACCGAAAGTTTCCTAATGGTAAGTACCTTTCCACCCATGCAGTGCTGTAGCTATGCAGTCCATGTTGTGAGATAGAGGTGATGTCTACATATCCACTATGTGCATGCTGCTGTTATCATACTGGCAGTAAGATGTATCCTAAGTCACATTTTTGTTCACAGCACATGGAGTCAGGCTGAGCATTTTTTATGCATGTGTTATCCTTATTAATACACTAGCTCATTAGT
This genomic interval carries:
- the LOC136256726 gene encoding microtubule-associated tumor suppressor 1 homolog; amino-acid sequence: MADQSDLSSSAVVSPADESSDAHLVKSTEEKPSMTSKQGELLNVVVGNLGIGKQSTVEYFLGEIEDIKNRLGNLEQKATGANKVEVGETKEKVQGLCKKLTELQEQEATTWTAQNAESFQNLNKKVIELQKKIDEKSAEIEQMRKNYDKQLQEKCGEIEKLNKELNERKNEVQWMDEKIKKSEQAEIKNKDEINRRDTLIQKQLDLIDKKCEEMESMKNELEQKNEEIERMKMYSAFIEGKFEAGSQALMHTNDKLFGIVEKTSDCHRLLPHETSERRDTMLSLDNAEPHSDT